The Maridesulfovibrio salexigens DSM 2638 region ATGGTTGCATAGAGTTCGTCGTAGAGCTCGGCTTCGATAAGTCTGCGGGAAATTTGTGATACAGGTTGTACTTTCATAATTAATCCAAAAGAGTTAAAGACTGTTTTGTAGATGAACCCGAATTCACGAGGAGAATAATGCGATTCAGGATTTTAATACTTGTTATCTCGGCTTTGATTTCATTCAGCTCAATTGCCTTGGCAGATGAACTGACTACCGAGATTCAGAAAACATACGATTCAATTAAAACTTTCAAAGCTGATTTTACTCAGACTTTGACCAATGCCGCAAGTAAGGAACAGGATATCCGTTCCGGTAAAATTACTTTCAAGCAGCCCTCATTGCTTCGTTGGGAATCAATTAAGCCGGAACCGGAGCTGTTGATAGTGGGTGAATCAACTGTCTGGGATTATTTTCCAGAAGACGAATTGGCTCTTAAGTATCGTACTCAGCAGCTTTTTAATTCTAAAACCATGATCAAGTTTATCTCCGGGCAGGCCAAGCTCGAAGAAGATTTCGTGGTCGAGAATCAGGGTGAAGACAACGGGCTGATCAAGCTTAAACTGTTGCCCCTTGAGCCCGAAACAGGCATGGTGCTTGCCTTTGCGTGGATTGATCCGGAGAAGAAAATGATGCGCAAGGTGTTGGTGGTCGACTTTTACGGTAATGGAAATGAAGTCTTCATGGACAATATCGAAATTGACCCCGAAGTTGATGATGCGCAGTTCCAGTTTACTCCGCCTCAAGGAGTGAATGTGGAAGATAATACGCAGAATCAGTAGTTAAGACTGCACGAAAAAAGCCCGGATTTGATTATCAAATCCGGGCTTTTTTTATTTAGTTCTGATTTGCAGCAACTCCGTTGCGGAGCCTTACTAAAAGGCTTTAAGCCGCCGGAGGCAAATTTACTTCATTTTTAAATCTTTCTTCAATAAAGTAAGTTCTTTTGCCGAGAGCTCGCGCCATTTTCCGGGCTTTAGGGCGCCCAATTCAATTCGTCCTTGGCGAACTCTTTTGAGTCGCAGGATGGTCTTATCAAATTCACCGAACATGCGCCTGATCTGGCGGTTGATGCCTTGGCGCAGTTCCATCTCATATTTGGTGGTTTCACCAACTTCAGAAATAGCTTTGATTTTTACCGGAGCGAGAAGCTCTCCTTTGTCTTCTAGGTACATGCCGTTTTGCATGACGGAGAGTTCTTTTTCGGATAGCTTTCCTCGAATGGTCACGTGATAAATTTTGGGCAGGTGCCACTTAGGGTGGGTCATGCGGTTACAGAGTTCACCGTCAGTGGTCAGCAGGAGCATGCCTTCAGAGTAAAAGTCGAGTCTGCCTACAGGAAAGACCCTGCGGTTGATTACATCCGGCGGTAACAGGTCGAGTACAGTTTTTCGGCCTTGCGGATCTTTAGCTGTGGTCACGGTCTCGATGGTTTTGTGCAGCAGAATGTAGAGGTCTTTGGACTTTTCGTCATGCTGAACAAGCTTGCCGTTGACTTCCACACGATCATTATCAGGATCAACCTGAATACCGGGAGAATCCGCAAGCTCACCGTTTACCTTTACCTTGCCCTTCTGGACAAGTTCATCCGCTCCGCGCCGGGAGGCTATCCCCGCAGAAGCAATATATTTATTGAGTCTGATTGTTGTTTTTTCAGTCATTTGGTCTCAAGCGTTAAAGAGTGCAGTCCCTGTTTGTAGCAAAACTTTTAACCCAGCAAGAAATATAAGTTGCCGGTAGCAAAGCTTATTAAAAAGTTTTGAAGGGATGGGGTCTGGGGAAGGAAGCTTTTTCCAAAAGTTTCCTTTCCCCAGCCGTCGGAGGCATTCTTAAGCTTTTATAACCTTGCTGGCAAGCTGCATGCTGGTGACTACGTCGAGCATGTTTGTGGTTTCGCCTACTTTCTTCTTATCGAGGAGGTCGAAATGGTCAAGGCAGGTTCCGCAAACAAGAATGGATACGCCTGCTTTTTCAAGGTCTTGTAGTTTTTCAAGGCATTTGCTGCCTTCGGTAGCCAGTTTTACCGCACCGTTAACCATGATGATTCTCCAGAGGGAATCACCAAGCTCGGGCAGGGTGGAAAGGAAGTTGAACATCAGACCGGCACCCAGTTTATCATCACCGCTGCCTAAAACATCGCTGTTCAGAAAAACGAGGGTCTTGCTTCCTACATTGGAAAGTTCTTCAGCGCTCATGACTTCACACACTTCGCATTCAGCGGAGGGTTCAGCTGAAATGTTTTTCTTTCCTTTGACTACGAACAGGTTGTCTTTTTCCTTTACGCTGACTTCATAGCCTTTGGTGGCCATGAAACGGGAGACATTTTCTTTTGCCGCTTCATTATCGACAGTGATTTTGATTTTTGCGGGATTTTCGGATTCAATAGCATTCTTGCATTTGAGTACGGGCTGTGGACAGGGTAAACCTTTGCAATCTATTTTTACTGACATTTAAAATCTCCTTCTATTTTTTTAAAGATAACAGGGGCAAATTTGTGGTCAAATTGATTTATTCAATGGAAAAGCTCTAAAGTGATCAGTCAGATCTATCTTAGCAGAATAGACACTTGCGATTGAAGCCAATGAGAAGTAAGGAAAAAGCGCAATCGGCGTTCAGCCACAATAAAGGAGTTCTAATTTGCCTAAAGGCGGAAAATACAGCTATCTGAAAAACAAACATCTTATTAAGAGATGTCTTTCATATTTCGGACCGTACAAGTTCAAGATTTTCATTGCATTTGTATCTATGGCAATCGTTGCAGCAGCGACTGCTGCGACCGCGTACCTGATCCAGCCCGCGATGGATGATATCTTCATCAATAAGGACCGCGAGGCTCTTAAGCTGGTCCCAATCGCTTTTGTTCTGGTCATGTTGATCAAAGGTGTTTTTAGGTTTTTACAGACTTATTTGATGAACAGCACCGGTCTGTTGGTGCTTGAACGTCTCAGAAACGATCTTTTTAATAAAATTATATGCCTGCCCATGAATTTCTTTGAAGAAAGTCAGGTGGGTATGCTTATGTCCCGTATTCTGAACGATGTTATTGAAATCCGGGCCAGCCTTCCTTCATTTATTATGATGATTCGCGAGGCCTGCACCATCATCTGTTTGATCGGTTTGGTTTTTTATCGCGATCCATATCTGGCTGCATTTGCAGTTCTGGTTTTGCCGCTGGCAATTTTCCCGTTTTTTTATTTTGGTCGCA contains the following coding sequences:
- the lolA gene encoding outer membrane lipoprotein chaperone LolA gives rise to the protein MRFRILILVISALISFSSIALADELTTEIQKTYDSIKTFKADFTQTLTNAASKEQDIRSGKITFKQPSLLRWESIKPEPELLIVGESTVWDYFPEDELALKYRTQQLFNSKTMIKFISGQAKLEEDFVVENQGEDNGLIKLKLLPLEPETGMVLAFAWIDPEKKMMRKVLVVDFYGNGNEVFMDNIEIDPEVDDAQFQFTPPQGVNVEDNTQNQ
- a CDS encoding pseudouridine synthase, with translation MTEKTTIRLNKYIASAGIASRRGADELVQKGKVKVNGELADSPGIQVDPDNDRVEVNGKLVQHDEKSKDLYILLHKTIETVTTAKDPQGRKTVLDLLPPDVINRRVFPVGRLDFYSEGMLLLTTDGELCNRMTHPKWHLPKIYHVTIRGKLSEKELSVMQNGMYLEDKGELLAPVKIKAISEVGETTKYEMELRQGINRQIRRMFGEFDKTILRLKRVRQGRIELGALKPGKWRELSAKELTLLKKDLKMK
- the yedF gene encoding sulfurtransferase-like selenium metabolism protein YedF, whose translation is MSVKIDCKGLPCPQPVLKCKNAIESENPAKIKITVDNEAAKENVSRFMATKGYEVSVKEKDNLFVVKGKKNISAEPSAECEVCEVMSAEELSNVGSKTLVFLNSDVLGSGDDKLGAGLMFNFLSTLPELGDSLWRIIMVNGAVKLATEGSKCLEKLQDLEKAGVSILVCGTCLDHFDLLDKKKVGETTNMLDVVTSMQLASKVIKA